A single region of the Podospora pseudopauciseta strain CBS 411.78 chromosome 1, whole genome shotgun sequence genome encodes:
- the ARO8_1 gene encoding Aromatic/aminoadipate aminotransferase 1 (COG:E; EggNog:ENOG503NXFG) — protein sequence MSSTTPQWTPDSWRSKPVKQCPQYPDQKALQKSLAELKKLPPIVHPREIVKLKEHLRDVAQGKAFLLQGGDCAELFDYCQQDVIESKIKLLLQMSLVLIWGADKRVVRIGRMAGQYAKPRSSPMEMVDGREVPSFRGDILNGFSVDERELDPNRLVKAYHHSAATLNYIRAAISSGIADLHRPLDWGLGHVRDPALKAKYQEAVDFLTDMLRFMQTIGADKSHNLDTVDLFTSHEGLLLEYEQSLTRLLDTPSAPGTPSKKEYYDTSAHFLWIGDRTRQLDHAHVEFFRGIANPLGVKIGPTTPASDLLDMLRTLNPDREPGKITLITRYGASKVANLLPAHIRAVEDSEYKQTVVWQCDPMHGNTQSVSGGIKTRRFSDIFSELQQTLRIHKEQGSYLGGVHLELTGDAVTECLGGSEGLDEDDLSTNYTSFCDPRLNEKQALELAFLVADHYRCERKEKRA from the exons ATGagctcaacaacaccacagtGGACTCCCGACTCGTGGAGGTCAAAACCCGTCAAGCAATGCCCCCAGTACCCCGACCAAAAGGCCCTTCAGAAGTCTCTGGCTGAGCTCAAGAAGTTGCCCCCCATCGTCCACCCGAGGGAGATTgtcaagctcaaggagcACCTTAGGGATGTGGCTCAGGGCAAGGCGTTCTTGCTGCAGGGTGGTGACTGTGCTGAGCTGTTTGACTACTGCCAGCAGGATGTTATTGAGAGCAAGATCAAGCTGCTTTTGCAGATGAGTCTTGTGCTGATTTGGGGTGCTGACAAGAGGGTTGTGCGGATTGGGCGTATGGCTGGGCAGTATGCGAAGCCGCGGTCGAGTCCGATGGAGATggttgatgggagggaggttcCTTCGTTCAGGGGTGATATCCTGAATGGGTTCAGTGTTGATGAGAGAGAGCTGGACCCTAACCGCTTGGTCAA GGCTTACCACCACTCGGCTGCCACGCTGAACTACATTCGTGCTGCCATCTCTTCTGGCATTGCGGACCTGCATCGCCCTCTGGACTGGGGTCTCGGCCACGTCCGTGATCCCGCACTGAAGGCCAAGTACCAAGAAGCTGTCGACTTCCTTACGGACATGCTCCGCTTCATGCAGACCATCGGTGCCGACAAGTCCCACAATCTCGATACCGTCGAtctcttcacctcccacGAGGGTCTGTTGCTGGAATACGAGCAATCCCTCACCCGTCTCCTCGACACCCCTTCCGCTCCCGGTACCCCCAGCAAAAAGGAGTACTACGACACATCAGCCCACTTCCTCTGGATCGGCGACCGCACCCGCCAGCTCGACCACGCCCACGTCGAGTTCTTCCGCGGCATCGCCAACCCCCTCGGCGTCAAAATCGGACCTaccacccccgcctccgACCTGCTGGACATGCTCCGCACCCTCAACCCGGACCGCGAGCCAGGCAAGATCACGCTCATCACCCGCTACGGCGCCTCCAAGGTCGCCAACCTGCTCCCCGCGCACATCCGCGCggtggaggattcggagTACAAGCAGACGGTTGTCTGGCAGTGCGACCCCATGCACGGCAACACGCAGTCTGTCAGCGGGGGGATCAAGACCAGGAGGTTCAGCGACATCTTTAGCGAGCTGCAGCAGACGTTGAGGATTCACAAGGAGCAGGGGAGTTATCTGGGGGGTGTTCACCTGGAGCTTACGGGGGATGCGGTGACGGagtgtttgggggggagtgaggggctggatgaggatgacttGTCGACGAATTACACGAGCTTTTGCGATCCGAGGTTGAATGAGAAGCAGGCGTTGGAGTTGGCGTTTTTGGTGGCGGATCATTATAGGTgtgagaggaaggagaagagggcgtAA
- a CDS encoding hypothetical protein (EggNog:ENOG503P3MJ; COG:S): MARPGGGDEHPPFPFPGGLYYPAKRRTIDIDADDYDDLYREQSRVKRPRYIQYAQYADTVAYQLAVEPNDHITNNLNLVGAAGAGGGGGERVADLPLLSHPHPHHPYSPPGDPRPHHTHIRSRPSLSPNRSVSAPAPMERTVSGLSIRPDPTESHDRCGSMELLEDAAAAQRVREHLANFTRRNPDSKHERILRSIINPRGRHSELQPLDNDSLESIFSAANEIFFNGRLSQRVRWDWSDESSTRYDCRVIGTTALRKKIDKGGRGFETLIVLSSTILRDKRYNCRRLLISTFLHELIHCYLFICCGFRARWEGGHTRGFREIAEIVDEWAGEGSRLYLGRVEADLELFRVEGSEEAADGYFAHRRGRQGSQYPCSGMPEQHQESYGGTQEVVKFKGGHDFVQIFPEDHNRGRSIGRSPSRRTDSSNVWWRQQRTVRPSPLFITYGVGSGGVSYGADEDDYIYPS; the protein is encoded by the coding sequence ATGGCTCGACCGGGAGGCGGGGACGAACACCCGCCCTTCCCGTTTCCGGGCGGTCTGTATTACCCAGCCAAGCGGCGTACCATCGACATCGATGCCGACGATTACGATGACCTGTACCGCGAACAGTCTCGCGTCAAGAGGCCAAGATACATACAATATGCCCAATATGCCGACACCGTTGCCTATCAATTGGCCGTGGAACCCAACgaccacatcaccaacaacctgaACCTAGTTGGAGCAgcgggagctggaggaggcgggggagaaaGGGTTGCGGATTTGCCACTCCTGTCCCACccacaccctcaccatccaTATTCTCCCCCGGGCgacccccgcccccaccacacccacatCCGTTCCCGACCGTCCCTGTCCCCTAACCGTTCGGTCTCGGCTCCGGCCCCTATGGAACGGACGGTCTCGGGTCTCTCCATCCGCCCGGACCCCACAGAATCTCACGACCGTTGTGGTTCTATGGAGCTTCTCGAAGACGCAGCAGCTGCCCAACGAGTTCGCGAGCACCTCGCCAACTTCACTCGACGCAACCCGGATTCAAAGCACGAACGAATTCTCAGGTCGATTATCAACCCCCGGGGTAGGCATAGCGAACTCCAACCGCTTGACAACGACTCGCTAGAATCCATCTTTAGTGCCGCCAACGAGATCTTCTTCAACGGACGTCTAAGTcagagggtgaggtgggaTTGGTCCGATGAATCAAGTACGAGGTATGACTGTCGGGTTATTGGGACGACTGCActgaggaagaagattgacaagggagggagagggttcGAGACTTTGATCGTGCTGAGCTCGACGATACTCAGGGACAAGAGGTATAACTGCCGAAGGTTGTTGATCAGCACGTTCTTGCATGAGCTGATACACTGCTATTTGTTCATCTGCTGCGGTTTCAGGGCCAGATGGGAGGGAGGCCATACGAGAGGGTTCAGGGAGATTGCCGAGATTGTGGACGAGTGGGCGGGTGAAGGCAGTCGGTTGtatttggggagggtggaggccGACTTGGAGTTGTTTAGGGTTGAGGGTTCAGAGGAAGCAGCTGATGGTTATTTTGCCCATCGAAGGGGTCGGCAAGGCAGCCAGTATCCATGCTCTGGGATGCCGGAACAACATCAAGAATCCTATGGTGGCACTCAGGAGGTGGTCAAATTCAAAGGAGGCCATGACTTTGTCCAGATCTTTCCTGAGGATCACAACCGTGGGAGGAGCATTGGGAGAAGCCCCAGCCGCCGAACAGACAGCAGCAATGTCTGGTGGCGACAGCAGAGGACTGTGAGGCCTAGCCCGCTGTTCATCACATATGGTGTGGGCAGTGGTGGCGTCAGCTACGGCGCAGACGAGGACGACTACATTTATCCTTCATGA